DNA sequence from the Vicia villosa cultivar HV-30 ecotype Madison, WI linkage group LG3, Vvil1.0, whole genome shotgun sequence genome:
tTTTCTATGGTGAATCCAGAGATGCATCTACGTAAATCCTCTTTGTACTCATTTATGGTATTTTTATTCATTAAGCTGGTTTACTTAACAACTCAGTGATGTTTTCGAAAATACATATCCTGAAATGGCAAGCGGGAAATTGAATAAAACATCACCTTGCATATTCTTCCTCATGGTCAAACTCAACTTCACTCTCAAAACCCTTCAAAAAAATTCTTCCATTCTCAATAAATGTTTCAACATCAAAATATTATTCTTGTATTTTATCACATCAAATGGAGCAAAAGAAGTTGAAatttgaggtaaagttcattcATTTTATCCATCATTTCTTGCATGAATCTGGTTTTTAAGCAGAAAAAAGAACGTTGAGTCCTGATATACATTTATGGACTaagtttcatttttttcaaagatACATCTCTAGTGTTATCTGATACTTTAAGTTTTTAATCTATTTTTCTATTATGATTAGCATTGGATATGGTGCACCCATATATATTTCTCAATGCTACTATAAGGATGAATGTTAAACCAGAGGATGATAAACTGAATGAAGTGAAGAATGATGTTAAACCAAGTGCTAGACCGGTTGTTGTCAAGGTAGATATTCGTGAACATATGCTATAATAGGTTCACATAGAGGCTGAGAAATTGGGGTTTAATGTTGAAATCAGAAGgtctgacaatggttcaaatagAAGACAAACATTTGTAAGAATGAGATGCGAAAGAAGTAGCACGTACCAACCCCCAATTAGGAAGTTAAAACATGATGACACCGAATCGAGAAAATGTTAATGTTCGTTTAAATTGCATGGATACCGTAAAGCAAATTATACATGGAAATTTAATGTGGTTTTTGGTATACATAATTTTGTCTTGTGTCACAAGCTAGTCGATCATCACATTGTATGTCACCTTATTCTAGAAGAGAAAGAGCTTGTTTCAGACATGACATTAAACATGGTCCATTGAAAAACATACTTACAACTTTGTAATGTTAActatttaaatgttaatttgtaTTGTTTTTCCAACATTTTACAAATGTTTTTAGTTTGACCTAACATAGCATACTCTAGTGATGCATCCACGTAAAACTCACTGAGTTTTAAATTAAAGGTTgttacggagatgcatcttcgaacacAACCTAATATTGATACAAggatgcatctccgaactaaaTTTTAACAAAACAAAAGTATCTCACCAATTTGGGCTGGCGAACGTGTAAAAAGGATGTGttaggagatgcatctccgaattctgtGGACAGTTGTGACTTTTCACCATGGTAGGAGGAAGCACCCCATGAGATTTAGAGAGCAATTCTCAAAAATAAACTTACGACAAACTACAAATCATGCTTAGGTCTCAATTTATTTTAGTATGTCAGACTTATACTTACCAAGAGGCTAACTCGCCCCAACCTATTATCACCTCCGTGCAGGTTTATCAAGTTGTAATAACTGTTAGCCAGGAGACTGAATTAGCCTTAGGAAATCTAGTAAACCTCTTGCCACTAACCCATTCTCAATAGGTAAGCTTAATAGGTAAACTGAACGTGAACTGACTTCCAACAGGAATTATCCGAAAATATGATCATCTATGTGACATGAGAATGAGAATAGATCCAGTAACAAATGACAAAATAAAAGCAACAGCTGCAAATATATCGTGTAAAGAATGTTTCAAGTTATGAAAAACGGAAGAGACATTTACAAAGCTAAGTTTTTTAACACAACAATTGCATGTTAAATGGAAATCCAGTAGTGGCAACATAAAATAGTACCAATGTGAAGCCTGCACCATTTCTTGCTGCAACCAATATGTAGCTCATGTAAAACGACCTGTAAAGACCTGGATTATTGTCTGGTTCTCTTGGCGTTTGTTAAACTATGTTCTTGTGCCTATACCAGTTCGCAGAAAACTAGTTTGCTTCcaaatttacattaaaaaaaaacataatgaaATGGAATGAAAATTTCCTAACAAGTTTTAAGGGAAATGAGAGGGAGGTGTAGAATTGgccataaatcaaatatttagtaTGTTACGAATATGAGCACTGGAAAGGAATCAGATATGAATCTGTAATGAAATTACGAAAAGAACTGTCATTTTCCTGCAACAGTTAAGCTAACCTTATGAGTAATATAGGTTGCATGCATCAACAAATAGCCTAAAAGAAGAAAGTTACCATAGAAAGGGTTGTGATTGCAATCTCATGAAATCGATCATAATAACCGGCAAGGAAACTAAAGATTCTCCGACATTACATTAACAGTTTCAAATCTAATGCTTATCAAAATCCTATCAAGTCAAAGTTGATATGAGATTGTGAAACCAtcataaataaacaattaaaggAACACAAATCTTGAATAGGAAAGGAAGCCTTCTTCGgaaaacaacataaaatataaATGCAACACCAATTTCTTAACAAGCAATAACAATGAAAACAACAGACATTCCATAACAGCAAAACCCAATATAGAAACACCAAAAATGAAGCCAATACAGTAGCATATATGGTATGAACGGATGAAAAACCGTTCAAAAGAAGGGTGAGATTTTGGATCCACCAACGATTCTTGGATCACCTTGAGCAGTTGTTCATCTTGACTTGTTTCCTCAATAATAATACTCCAATTGACATTACTCACCATGAAAATAACCATCATATATACAACACATGACAGAGAATCCTACACTATATTCGCCTTCCCTTCCTTGTATTGATTCTCAAAGTCATACCCCCAACAACTTAGCCACCCATTTTTGCTGGTCTCCATCTAATAGCCTCTACTCCAACAAGTATTTCAAGCTTCGTTGACCAGTTCTTAAAATGAACCGGCTGCCCAACAAATAGTGCCGCCATTTCTGCACCGCTAAGACAATAACCATCAACTCAAGCTGATACACAAATTTTAGCCTGCCTCTGTAAGATAAAGCTTCGCTCAAAAACACCAATGGTCTGCCCTGTTGCATCAAAGACTGCTTCTAACCCAATTTCGGAAGCATCTATTTCTATTTCAAATGGAATTTGGAAAGTAGGCATGTAGAACAAAGGTAACTCTAAAGTCATGTGTGGATTGGCTGGTATATCCACAGAAAAGCAGGAAATATTAGCAGCAGTTGTTagtgaataataaataattttacattAGAAATAGGCTACTTCTAAAACACACTAGTGTCTTGATGTcccttcattttttttattcctCTATCAACAAAATAGACTCTTTTCATAAACTTATTTTGGGATGAAAGCCCTGATCCTGAGTCATAAGGAATACAACAAAATAAATAAGGACAGCAAAACTAAGGTACaaggaaaaggaaaacaaattcATTTGTTCACCTTTATTCCAATTTAGATTTTACAGAAGCCTTTTTTGGCTTATCACTTGAAGTTCTTACTTGAAACAGTTAAAAGTTGATTGAGAGATATTTGTCCCTCCCATAAATCCTTCTTTATTTCATACCTATGCTTAATTCTATCATCTAACTTGTATCCAAGAAATGCAGGAAAATCCAGCAACTCCTTAATGTCACGATCCATCTCCTCTGTCAAATACTTTATCTTCTTCTCTAGAGAGGCGTGATTATACCACAGTATCGGTGGATGCTTCTTACTCATAGCAAAAATTTCTTCGGACGACAACCCAGAATTCAAGAATAAACTCACCACCTTCTGCATATTCCCACAGCTTGTTCTAGTAGAAGCCGCAATCGCCATTGCCAACTCTTTTGTCCTATATTCATACCCAATCTTGACCAAAAACAAAAGCTTAGAAGCAAGATTCTTGCGGAACGAAATGCTCAAAAACACCGGTGCTCGGAACAAAAATTTAAAGATATCACCCGAGTCTAATCCACAATCCTTGAGAAATTGTATTCTAGGACGCAGTTTCGTCTCTCTACTATTAGTGAAGATAGCTGGAAACACCAACACTATCGTAAATATTTGTTGATCATCAAGTTCTGCAAAAGACTTCAAGAACTCTATATGTTCCTCAACATGTTCCACAGTATAATTCAAGATAATAGGAAACCTATTCAGCACTTTCCCAACACTATCGTCATCTCCGCCACTTAACTCAGTAAGAACCCTAATTCTCGGTTTCAGCTGATTATCCAAATCATAGTTGAGAATTGCAGGGTTCTTCACAATCAAATCAACACCACCGAATGGTTTTAAGAAACTAATTActctttcaatttcttccattgaCCTATGACAAATTGCCTTTGACAAACTCACTTTGTTAAGCACATGTGCAATCTTATCAACCCCAATTCCACTGTCAATAAGCAATTGAACCTTGTGAGGAAAATCAGATAATTCTTTTGGCTCATTAGCCAATAAAAGAAGTTTCACCTTAGCTTCCTCAACCTGTCCTTGCAATTCATTTCTCAAAAAGCTTAGCAATGGGTCAATTTCATTTGAAGTTAGCACATTCAATTGCTCT
Encoded proteins:
- the LOC131661245 gene encoding transcription termination factor MTERF8, chloroplastic-like, which translates into the protein MALAALPLFSNPPCHCSSSITTFLPSHSRHLTTQPFISPLTKSQPPNSNYFLSQSRLSTHCRCTSHTPNLDFQYVRLVTLFQEIGISFEETNLLLSNASELTSIQLDLLRDRILSLKSLGLGRMSINHIVTEQLNVLTSNEIDPLLSFLRNELQGQVEEAKVKLLLLANEPKELSDFPHKVQLLIDSGIGVDKIAHVLNKVSLSKAICHRSMEEIERVISFLKPFGGVDLIVKNPAILNYDLDNQLKPRIRVLTELSGGDDDSVGKVLNRFPIILNYTVEHVEEHIEFLKSFAELDDQQIFTIVLVFPAIFTNSRETKLRPRIQFLKDCGLDSGDIFKFLFRAPVFLSISFRKNLASKLLFLVKIGYEYRTKELAMAIAASTRTSCGNMQKVVSLFLNSGLSSEEIFAMSKKHPPILWYNHASLEKKIKYLTEEMDRDIKELLDFPAFLGYKLDDRIKHRYEIKKDLWEGQISLNQLLTVSSKNFK